The Thermotoga caldifontis AZM44c09 genomic interval CAGAACCATCAAGGCCCGTGATCGCTCCAATTATTGCCTGCATCGGAGCGACGGCATACTTGTTCAGAGGCACTTTCTGTGCGAGCGCGTTGGCCAGATCGAAGAGCAGAGGTCTTCCCGCATCACCGAAGATCTGTTTCGCAGCACCACTGCCCATGTAGAACATGGCAGCGATGATGAAAACAGGTGCGAAGATCTTGACACCGAACATGAAACCGTCCCTGAGGAAATCGACTCCGATCTCGAGGCCTTCTCCTTTGTACTGCAGGAGCGTGAACACGAACAGCAACATCGCCGCGGTACCACCGAGCAGAGCCGTCGCATCTCCTCCACGCAGTTTCAGCGCGAGCATCAGGACGATGTCGATCAAGAAGGCGAGGGCAACCACCGCTGCTTCCACCTTCGCGAACGTGCTGAACTCTTCACTTTTGGCTTTCATGACGCTTTCTCCAAAAAGCTCGATGTCCTTGCGCGGATCGTAGTTCTTGTTCGCCTTCATGGTCCAGAAGTATGCCAGCGGGATCGACACCACCGCGTAGACGATGATCAGAGGTACCATCGCGACCATGACTTCTCCAACGCCTATCCCCGCAGCCTTTGCAGTCAGTGTTGGTGCGCCCTGAATGACGAAGTCTGTAGTGAGGGACACACCGTAAGCGAACATCGCGATCGCCACACCGGCACCGACTGGAGAGAGACCAGCGCTGACGGCCACGGGAACGAGCAAGCTACCGATCAGTGCCACAGAAGGCGTGGGCCAGATGAACAGTGCCAGGATCGCCGTGATGATACCCACGAACCAGAACGCAGACCTCGGGCCCTTGATCGGTTTGCCGAGCGTTCTGATCAGCACAGCTGCCGCTCCACTCTTCTCCATCTGCTTCGAGAGCGCCACCATGAGCGAGATAACGACCACGATACCGAGCAGTTCCACACCTGCGACGACGATCGCGTTGAACACGGACTGGATGGCTCCGATGAACGATTTTGTGACCGCCCAGCCGATGAGCAGTGCTCCGAGCAGACAGATCAGTGGTGTGTCTTTTCGCAGAAACATGGTCACGAGTACCAGTACCATGAAGACGAGGTACAGCCAGTGAGCCAGCGTCAATTCCACCACGCGAACGCCACCCCCTCACACCAGTTTGGTGTTGAAGATGTTGCTCATATTGGCTTCACGCACCCTTTTCTTGATCTGTTCAATGTCGGTCGTGTAGAGACCTTTCTGGACCATGCGTTTGAAATAGATCGAACCTGAAAAGGTGTACTTGTACTGGCGGCCTTCCTCTTTTTTCATCTCTTCGATCACGTGGTTGACGAAGTCTCCGACCGCAAGTTCATCAGGATATCTGAGCAATTTCTCACCGACGGCTTTCCTCACCGCGTTGTGACCCGCCAGCGTACCGGTGACGATCGCCTCGGTGTGTCCCACCATCGCCCCGGCCTTTTCACCGGCACAGAACAGATTGTCAACCGGACCTATCGCCTGCAGTTCGGGCGTACAGTTGGCAAAACCGAAGTACCTCATAGAATTACCTTTCCCACCGGCGATGGGATCTTCGTAGCGGGCCTTTTCCATTCCGGGGATCTTTCGAAGCTGTTCGAGTGGGAAGAAAGGAGTCATCAGCTTCACGGGACCCGTATCGAGCAGAACCAAATTTTCTACGAATTCTGGCAGTGCGTACTGCTGACACGCCTTCATGCTCAAAAGCTTTTCTTCTTCTCTCACTTCCGGAGGCACTGGTACGAGCGCGCATCCTTTCTCTTCGAGCTCCTTCACGATACCCGGATCAATGGAGTCTTTGACGAGTTTACAAGACCCACTCATGGCACCAACGCTGCCGTTGGGCTGTTTACCAACCCACTCTTCCACTCCAACCTTCGTCGTGATGCTGACTCTCGGGCCGAAACTGTGGCACCTGAGAATGCACATGGCACAGCCGTTACCGTACTTCGTGCAGTTGGCCGGTACGGCAGAAGTGCCCGTTGCGTCGACGAACGTATCTCCATGGATCGGTTCATGCTTCTCGACCACAACACAAACGATCCTGTTGCCTTCCTTCGCCGCGTCTATGACGCGTGCGTTCGTGAGGATCTGAACACCGAGGTTTATGAGGTACTCTCGAACCGCTGGTTCGATCTTGTAGACGTTGTACAGACTCGCGTGCTTGTGGCCGGGAAATTCAACGTTCTTGTGGATGGCGCACCTGTCCATCACGCTGAAGATGTCCGCACCCATCTCCAGCATCTCTTCGGCAGCCGTGAATCTGCCGTTGTTTCTGAAAATGCCTCCAACCAAGCCTGTGCCGAGCAACATGTCCGTCCTTTCGATGAGGATGACCTCTGCTCCAGCTTTACGTGCGGCCGCGGCGGCCGCACAACCACCCCACCCTCCTCCGACCACGACTACCCTCGGTGCCCTCGCCATGGGACCACCCCATCACAGAACATTGGAATATTTAGCGACGATCTCTATGAGCTTGACGAGACCTCTGACCGCGAGTCTTGTTTTGTCTTCAATGATATCACCATTTTCATCCGTCGTGCCGAGTCCGAGTGAGATGAATATGTTTCCATCGTACGCGATCGTTTGAATGATGCCCATCGCATCGGTGCCGATCTGGAGTATGTTCGTGCCCGCGTACATGTCCTCGATCGGGAAGATCGGGAACGGTACACCCTTTTCCCAGCAATCGTCGTAGTTGATTTCCACGGCGCCCGAGTTGTAACTCTTGGAGATCTTGAAGATGTGTCTGATGCGGGCATCGAGGTTGGAGAACTCTTCCACGGTGATTTCGTAGAGTCTGTCGACGTTCCTTTTGAACTTGTCAGCCTTGTTCCTCAGGGCTTTCAGGGCGGCGATGGCCCCTGCGAGCGCTTCCTTGCCCGGGTCGAACGTCACGTACGCGGCCTTACCGTAGCTCGACGGCGTACCGTATCTGTCGCCGTGTGTACCCATCGCCCTCCTTATCTGCACCATGACTTCCTCTCTTCCGATGATCAAGCCACAGGTCGGAGCTCCCGCAGCTTTGTCCATGCTGTAGGTTATGACCCACGCGCCGATCTTTCTCGGATCAGTTCCGATGAAAGGCACACCCCAGGCGTTGTCCACGATGTACGGCACGTTGAACTCTTCTGCGAGCTCTCCGAGTCTTTTTTGCAGTATGGGTACGCCCTCTTCGTCTTTTTCTCCGTAGCCGTAACCGATTGTGTCGTATCCGAGCGATGAGAAACCGGCAAGCATTTCTATGTGCTGTTCCGCAACTTTTCTTATTCGCTTCGCCGTTTCCTCTGCCTTGACACCGCTCAGAAGGATCGCTGGATGGTACTTTATTCCGTGCACCGTGTAGCGTGCGCCAGCCATGGGAACTATGATGACGTCGACATTCTCAAGTCTCTTCCCGTAGAAACCCAGCTCGCCCGCAGTGCAGCCCCTGTCTGCAAATATGTCCTTGTACCGTGGCGGGAAGGGTCTGCCGTAGCCTCCATGGTGGTGAAGGTGTCTTTCGTAAGGTACGATGTAGCGGGTTCTGTAATTGTCACCCCTGCCTGTGAACGGTGGGGACACCAGCACGTCGAAGCTGAGCCACAGCGCCGCCTCACAGGTGCTGACCAAAAGTGCATCGTAATCGTCGCCGTAATAATCCTTGACGATGTCTCTGATCTCGTCGGCGAAGACTTTGTTCGGAATCACCTCGCGTGCCACGGCGCTGATCGCCTCGTCCACCTCTCTGGTCACGAGACCGTGGCAACCGGATATCGCGCCGGTGAGTCCGAACTTCCCTCTCCAGTCTTTGGGAATTCCTATCTCGTCCGCGGCCTTCTTAGCTTCTTCCAGAATCTTCGGCAGAGACTGTTTCAAATGCCTGTACAGATGATATCTGTACTTGAACATGCTCATCCCTCCTTGTAGAAAACGACACTCTCACCGATTTGAAGTCCCAGTTCTTCTCCACTCATCAACTGATCCGAGTAGATCACGATGTTCTCGTGGTTGGGCATGTGTGTCTCATCGAAACCGACGAGCGTTCCAAGGCGCCTGCCGTCGCTCAGCTCGACCTGATCCTTCGATACTACGACGCCTCCCTGGACGATCTCAATGAAAGCAACGTACGCGATGCGGTTCACCACTTTTCCGGGAGCCGCTTCTCTCTCGTCTGTCATGATCAGCTCGTGAATTTCTCCCACTTTCAACGCCCTCGAACGGGGCTCAATAATGTTGAGGTTCCTGTTTTCCAGCCTTCCTCTGAGAACGGCCACGATCCTGCCAACGACGGGTTGTTTCTTCGCGTACGGATCGAAATTCAACATTCCTGCAGAGTATGGTTCTTTCATGCTTTGGCCCCCTTGGCCGCTATGACCTCGATCTCGACGTGCGCGTTTCTGGGGAGCGCCGAGACTTCCACGAAAGATCTTGCAGGTTTGTGCGTGCTGAAGTATTCGCTGTAAACTTCGTTGATGGCGGAGAAATTCGAGATGTCGTCGGTGAACACCGTGACTTTGACAACGTTGCTCAGGTCACAGCCAGCCGCGGCCAGGATCGCCTTGATGTTTTCAAAAACTCTCCTGGTTTGATTCTTTATATCCCCATCGACGAGCTGTCCCGTTTCTGGATCGAGCGGTATCTGACCCGAGACGAACACGAAGCCGTTCGCTTTCACTGCCTGAGAGTAAGGTCCTATGGCCTTGGGGGCGGCATCGGTCTGGATGATTTTCACCGTCAGCACCTCCTTCAGATCATTATTGAGTCACCTTTTCTTCTCGCTTCTCTCAGATACGCGTACACCGTGAACTTGGAGTTTCCAAGTTCCTGAGCGAGCATTTCCACAGCACCTTTCAGCAGGAAGAATCCTTTCTCGTCGAGTTTCTTTATCACGGCGAGCTTCTCTTCCTTGCTGGCGAACCTGAGAGGCTTTCCTGTGAGACTCTTTACCTCCTGCATAGCTTCGGCGAGGAGTTCTTCAACCTTACTGGCGAACCTTTCTTCCTTAGCTCCGGTGATCTCTTCGAGGTTCTGAAACTTCAAATGCTGCTCCGCAAATTCCTTCACGATGAGCGCCTTGGTCGTGTCGTAGTTGATGCAGAGAAAACCAACGATTTCGCCGGCTTCGTCCCTTATGAACACGGTGGTCGAACGGAGTTTTTTCCCTTCCCTCGTCCGCGTCATGTAGTTCGCGACGTAATCCACGTTCCTGAACCTGGGCGATCTCAAGAGGTACAGTCCGAAGTCCGTGAGGGGAGAACCGACGCTTCTGCCCGTCACATGGCCGTTCTCTATGGCCACGACGGAATGCTCCGGATCGGAAACGTCGTGCAGTACCACTTCGTAATCCGGCCCCAGCGTTTCGGCGAGCGCTTTCACCATCGGAACGAACGCCTTGAGGATCGGGTGCAGCCTCTTCATCGCAACCCCTCCCGAGTATACAATGAATTGGTATATAGTACAACTTTTTGTTGGACGAGATACAACAAATTATTTGAAGCTCCAGCGAGATCTTTCACTATATTCAAACACGGTTCACCCAATTCTGTGAAAAATAACCCACAATCATCAAAAACCGTGTGAGATAATCTTGATTGGGAGGTGCCATGGTGCGCGCAGAACTTTACAGGTTCAAGTACGAATCACTCTGCAAAGCTATAAAACCAGTTCTGGAGAAAAAGGGTTTTGAGGTGTACATCGCGGAGGACGAAAAGCAGGTGCTGGAACACGTTGAAAGGCTCATACCTGCTGGATCAACCGTGAGTTCGGGTGGTTCCGTCACGCTCGTGGAAACAGGTGTTCTCGATCTGCTCAGGTCCGGCAAATACAACTTCCTCGACAGGTACAGCGCACCGGACAGGAGAGCCATCGAACTCGAAGCCTTCAAAGCGGATTACTATTTATGCAGTGCGAACGCCATCACCATGGATGGAGAACTCGTGTTCATGGATGGTGGGGGAAACAGGGTCGCGGCTGTAACGTACGGTCCGAAGAACGTCATCCTGATCGTCAGTGCCAACAAGATCGTGGAAGACCTGGACGCGGCGAGAGAGAGGATCAGATACATCGCTCCTATGAACGCAAAGAGATTGTCTCTCTCCACCCCGTGCGCGGTGACAGGCATCTGCCAGGATTGTGATTCTCCGCAGAGGATATGCAGACATTATCACATCGTTCACGATTCGAAAAATCAACCTGGAAGGATAAAGATCATTTTGACGATAAAGGAATTGGGTCTGTGAGTGATCAGGATGGATAAGAAATGGCTGGAGCTGCTCGAAAGGCTGGTCAACACCGATACAGGGTTCGACCTGGACAACTCTGCGAAGCTCGAAAGAACCCAGTTCGTGGCTGATATTTTGAAAGATTATGGTTTCCACGTTCATCGTGAGAGTGCCGCACACGTGGCTTTGAAAGGTAAACCACCTTATCTAACGCTCATAGGTCATCTCGATACGGTCTTCAAGGAAGGTGAGGCGAGTCGAAGACCGTTCACGTTGCAGGACAACGTTGCAAGAGGACCGGGCGTTGCGGACATGAAAGGTGGTGCCGTGTTGCTCGTCGCAGTGGTTGAAGAGGCGATGAGAAAGAATCTGGATGGTTTGTGCGTCGTTCTGAACGTCGACGAAGAGCTGGGTTCGAAGGAGAGCAGAGAGACGTTCGAAAAATACGCCAGGGAGAGTGTTTGCTGTCTTTCCTTCGAACCTGGAGGGATTCACAAAGAACTGGTCGCTTCGAGAAAGGGTATCGCGTCGCTCAACATCGAAGTGAAGGGTGTCAAAGGACACGCTTCGAGACTGGAAGAAGGAGCCAACGCGATCGTCGAAGCGTCTTACAAGGTCTGTGAACTCTATTCGCTCAACGGTCACATCGGTGGCCTGACCGTCAATCCAACGATCATGAACGGTGGTGAGAAATCGAACATAACACCCGATCTGTGCAGGATCTACTGCGATGTGAGATTCTCAAACATTGAGGAACTCAGAGAATTCGAAAAGAGGCTGGTCGAGATAGTTAGCGAGAATCGTATAGAACGGACCTCTTGTACTTACAGTCTCATCGAGAGAAGGCCTCCCATGCTGTTCATGGATGAGATGAAGTGCGCACTCGAAAAGGTTTTTCAAAACCTTGGCAAGCGTTTCGAGCTGGAACATTCCAGTGGAGGAGCAGATGGGGCCTTCTTCACCGCGTTCGGAGTGCCGACGCTGGATGGGCTTGGACTGTGCGGTGGAAGGTTCCATTCCGAAGAAGAATTCGCACTCATCGACAGTTTCGAAGACCGTGTGAGTTTGGCGGTTGAACTGCTCGAATACTTCGATCAGAGAAGGAGGTGAGAGAATGAAGTTTGTCGATACCACGCTCAGGGATGGTCATCAATCGCTCATCGCCACGCGCATGTCTACGAGCGACATGCTCCCCGCGCTCGAGGCGATGGACCAAGTGGGTTTCTATTCGCTCGAGATGTGGGGAGGCGCGACCTTCGATGTGGCGGTGAGGTTCCTCAACGAAGATCCCTGGGAGCGTTTGCGAAAGATCAGGGAGAAAATCAAAAACGCGAAGCTTCAGATGCTCCTCAGGGGTCAGAACCTGGTGGGTTACAGGCACTACGCGGACGACACGGTGAGACTCTTCGTGAGAAAGATGGCTGAAAACGGAATGGACATCGTCAGAGTCTTCGATGCGCTCAACGACGAACGCAACCTGATGGTGGCCATAGACGAAGCGAAGAAGTGCGGTATGCACGTACAAGGAGCCATTTCTTACACGGTGAGTCCCGTGCACACGCTCGAGTACTATCTGGACTACGCTGAAAAGCTCGTCGAACTCGGAGTGGATTCCATCTGTATAAAGGATATGGCGGGCTTGCTCAGCCCCAGGGACGCGTACAGGCTGGTGAAGGCACTCAAAGAAAGGTTCGCCCTGCCCGTGGACGTTCATTCGCACTGCACCTGCGGTCTCGCACCACTCAATTACCAGGCTGCCATCGATGCTGGTGCGGACATCATAGACACGGCACTTTCTCCTTTCGCACTCGGTACTTCCCAGCCACCGTTCGAACCCATCTACTATTCTTTGAGCAAAGAGGGCCTGCTCCCGCCACCGAAATGGGACCTGCTGGCCTTTTTGAACGAGCACTTCACGAAGGTGAGACAGAAATACGCACAGTACGATGTGAACATGACGAGTATAGATTTCCGTGTTCTTCAGGCCCAGGTGCCTGGAGGCATGTATTCGAACATGATAAAGCAGTTGCAGGAACAGAAGATGCTCCACAAACTCTCTCAGGTGCTCGAGGAAATACCGAGGGTGCAGAAAGATCTGGGTTATCCTCCGTTGGTCACACCAACCAGCCAGATCGTCGGTGTTCAGGCCGTGCTCAACGTGCTCACCGGGGAGAGGTACGCGAAGGTGACGCGCGAAGTGAGGGATTACGTGAAGGGTTTGTACGGAAGGCCTCCGGCACCGATCGATCCGGAGCTTGTTAAAAAGATCCTGGGTGACGAGAAGCCCATAGACGTGAGACCGGGAGAGATCATAGAACCTGAGGTCGAGAAGGCCAGACAGCAGATAGGATTGCTCGCGAGGAACGATGAAGACCTTCTGATCTACATCATCCTCGGTGAAGTCGGCAAGAAGTTCTTGCAGAAACGGTACTTCGATCAATTGAGGATCGACCTCGAGCTGGTTAAGGAGTTGGAAGCTCCCGTGCATCCAGTATGATCGTAGGTATCGGTGTCGACGTCGTCGATATTGAAAGGATCGATGAAAAGCTTTCGACGAGGATCCTTGGCGAATTCGAGCTGAGAGAGTTTGAATCCACCACCAACAAGAAACAGTTCTTAGCGTCGCGTTTCGCCGCGAAGGAAGCGTTTTTCAAGGCGCTCGGCACAGGCGTCAGGGATTTTTCCTTCAAGGACGTGGAAGTGGTACACGACAAGTTTGGAAAACCCGTGCTGCTTTTCCACAGAGATGTGCACTTCAATTTCGTGCATGTGAGTCTGTCTCACGATAGGGTCGCAATGGCGATGGTCGCGCTCGAGGAGAACGAAGGTCACATCTACATAGCGCTCGGTTCGAACCTGGGTGATAGGCTGAAGAACATCGAACGTGCCTGCCATCTGATGGAATCTTCGAACATAAAAATATTGAAAGCTTCACCCATTTATCTGACGAAACCGTACGGTTTTGTCGATCAGCCAGATTTTTTCAACTGCGTCGTGGAGGTTCAAACACGACTCAGCCCCTTCCAGTTGCTTGATACGCTTCTCGAGATAGAGAGAGCCATGGGCAGAGTCAGAGAAAGGAAATGGGGGCCGAGGACGATAGATCTGGACATCATCCTGTATGGAAATCTCGTTCTGAAAACAGAAAAGCTCACGATACCCCACTACGATTTGGTCAACAGACAGTTCGTGCTCAGACCACTTTTGGACATCGCCGATGTGGATCACCCACTCGAAGGAAAACTGAGCAGCTTCCTGAGAGAAGGTGAAGGATGTCAACTGATGACGAGATTCTGGCTCAGTTGATGGAAATCGAAGCCGAACTCGACAGAGCGCTGGAACAGGAAGATTTCGAACGCATGAACATGCTTTTAGAACAGCGCGAGATGCTGCTCAGGATGCTTTCGAAGATTCCAGAAGAACTCGCAAACAGGATAATCGAAGCTGACAACAGGAGGATGGAAAAACTGAAAGCCTTCATGGAAGCTATGAAGAATCAGGCGCTTCAAACTCGAATCTCGCAGAACGCTCTGAAAAGTTACTCTCCTCGGCAGAACGATCCGAGCTTCGACGAAAGAAAATGAAAGCGGGGCTTTCGCCCCGCTTTCTTCATGGATATATGCCTCTCAGTTTCACGGCCTTCGCCACTCTGTCGATCGCCACGATGTAGGCTGCCGTTCTGAAATCTGTGTTGTACTTTTCTTTCGTCTTCGCCACCTCGGCGAACGCGGCCCTCATCATCTTGGCGAGCTTGTTTCTCACGTCGTCCAGATCCCAGAAGAACGACTGCAGATCCTGCACCCACTCGAAGTAGGAAACGGTCACTCCACCCGCGTTGGCCAAAATGTCTGGGATGATCGTGACACCTTTCGAGCGCAGGATCCTGTCCGCTTCGGGTGTGACTGGTCCGTTCGCACCTTCCACGATGAGTTTGGCCTTGATTTTGTCTGCGTTCTGTTCGGTGATGGCGTTCTCCAGAGCGGCCGGGATGAGTATGTCCACGTCGAGTTCGAACAGTTCCTCATGCTTGATCCTCTGGGCTTTCGGGTAACCTTCGATGAGTCCCTTGTTGCTGTCTCTGTAAGCGATCAGATCGTTGATGTCCAGTCCTTTTGGATCGTAGTAAGCAGCCGAAACGTCGCTGACGGCGACGATCTTCGCACCGAAGTCTTCCTGGAGTACCTTCGCGGAGAACGAACCCACGTTACCGAAACCCTGCACCGCCACCGTGGCCTTAGAGATGTCCTTACCCAGCAGTTTGCAGGCCTCCGCTGTCACCACCGCAACGCCTCTACCCGTCGCTTCGTTTCTTCCGACTGAACCTCCCAGCTCCACGGGCTTACCCGTCACGACACCGAGTGCGGTGTAACCCACGTGCATACTGTAGGTGTCAAGGTACCACGCCATGACCTGCGGGTTCGTGTTCACATCCGGTGCTGGTATGTCCTTGTGTGGACCGACGAACTGTGATATCTCGAAGAAGAATCTTCGAGACAATCTTTCGAGTTCGCCCTTCGACAGTTTGGACGGGTCAACCTTCACACCGCCCTTGCCGCCACCGTACGGCAGGTTGAGCAACGAGCATTTCCACGTCATCCAGAAAGCGAGCGTTTGAACTTCGTCGAGCGTCACGTTCGGATGGTACCTTATACCACCCTTGGCTGGACCGAGCGCCGTGTTGTGCTGACATCTGTAACCGACGAACATTTCGACTCTGCCATCGTCCATGAGAACTGGAAATTCCACGATTATGGTGCGCTGAGGTCTTTCGAGGAATTTCTGAATGTTGGGATCCAGTTGCATGACACGGGCAGCGTTCCTGAAGACCTCAAGCGCCTGTTCATAAAGAGACCTTTCCATCGAAGGACCTCCCTTCACGTAGGGTGGATGGAGCTCATCGGGTCATTCGTGAATTAGTTCACAATTGAATTTTACCACCAACTCCAGGATAATGAAAGTCTCGCAAAACCAGACTTTTGCCTTTATTCGGTTTCTAAACGTAACGAAACGTGTCTTATCTTTCTAATCTCTTTGAAGCTCGAGTATGCACACGTATGCTCTATTTGTTACCGGATCATTCAACTCTTGACCAGAAGGCTTCAATGATGATAATCTAATATTACGGAGGTGGTACTGTGAGGAAGTTTCTGATCGTGGTGCTGGTTCTCACGGCGTTCTTGGTCTTCGCACAGGCGAAACTGACCATATGGTGCTCGGAAAAGCAGGTCGACATACTCCAGAGACTCGGCGAAGAATTCAAAGCGAAATACGGGGTCACGGTGGAAGTGCAGTACGTCAACTTTTCGGACATCAAGCCGAAGTTCTTGACGGCCGCGCCTGAAGGTCAGGGTGCGGACATCATCGTCGGTGCACACGACTGGGTTGGGGAACTCGTTGCCAACGGCTTGCTCGAACCGATTCCGAATTTCCAAGAGCTGTCGCAGTTCTTCTCGAGTGGTTTGAGCGCTTTCTCTTACGGTGGTAGGCTCTACGGTCTTCCGTACGCGCTCGAAGCCATCGCGCTGATCTACAACAAAGATTACGTGCCTGAGCCACCGAAGACCGTCGAGGAAATGATCAAGCTCGCGAAGCAGATCGATCAGGAATTCGCCGGTGAAGTGAGAGGGCTCATCTTTCCACCGACGACGTTCTATTACGTGGTACCGTTCATATTCGGTTACGGTGGATACGTCTTCAAAGACACGCCGACCGGGCTCGATGTCAAGGACATAGGGCTGGCGAACGAAGGGGCCATAAAAGCTGCCAGACTCCTCAAGCGTTTGGTGGACGAGAAGATCATAGATCCCGCGGACAACTACCAGATCATGGATTCGATGTTCAAAGAGGGCAAGGCTGCGATGATAATCAACGGACCGTGGGCGATCAAGGACTACAGGGATGCCGGCATCGATTACGGAGTCGCTCTGATACCTGAACCTGAACCGGGCGTTGTGGCCAGGCCGTTCGTCGGAGTGCAGGGCTTCATGGTCAACTCCAAGTCGCCGAACAAACTGCTGGCGATAGAGTTCCTGACCAACTTCATCGCCAAGAAAGACACCATGTACAGACTGTACCTCGCAGACCCAAGGCTTCCCGCGAGGAAGGACGTGCTGGAGCTCGTCAAGGATAATCCCGACGTGGTCGCGTTCACTCTGAGCGCGGGCAACGGCATACCCATGCCGAACGTGCCGCAGATGGGATTCGTCTGGGGTGCGATGGACGACGCCCTGAACCTTATAGTCAACGGTAAAGCCACTCCAGAGGAAGCCATGAAGAACGCCGTCGAAAGGATTAAAGCACAGATTCAATGAGATCTTGCCCGGGGCTCACGCCCCGGGTTTTTGGAGGCGGGCGTGTGATCGGACTGAAGAGGTTCTTGAGTCTTTGCTTCATCGGGCTTTTGAACGTCTTCTTTTTTTGGATCGCCTTTTTCCTCCTCAGCAACGCCTATTACGTGCTGGGTGCATTCTTTCTGGGGCTCGTTTTTTTGATCGATTTCTTCATCTTCAATCCGAAGGGTTATCCTTACAGGTACGTTGCCCCGGCGCTGGTTTTACTCACCATACTGGTCATCTATCCCATCTACTTCACCGTGAAGACCGCTTTCACCAACTACGGAACGGGACACTACATGTCCAAGGAAGAGGCGATCGAAAGATTGCTGTACGATCCGGTGTACACGTATCAGATCGAGGACGAAGCCGTCGAATACAAAGTCTTCCTCGCCTACGACGGTCTGACACCGATCTACGATGACTTCTTACTGCTGTTCAAGATAAATGGAGAAATCTTCATAGCGGAAAAACCCGTACCGGTGAAGAAAAAGGGAAGAGAAGTCCTTTTGAGTGAAGCTCAACTCTCAGCTGTTGAGGGTACAGATTATCA includes:
- the folK gene encoding 2-amino-4-hydroxy-6-hydroxymethyldihydropteridine diphosphokinase; this translates as MIVGIGVDVVDIERIDEKLSTRILGEFELREFESTTNKKQFLASRFAAKEAFFKALGTGVRDFSFKDVEVVHDKFGKPVLLFHRDVHFNFVHVSLSHDRVAMAMVALEENEGHIYIALGSNLGDRLKNIERACHLMESSNIKILKASPIYLTKPYGFVDQPDFFNCVVEVQTRLSPFQLLDTLLEIERAMGRVRERKWGPRTIDLDIILYGNLVLKTEKLTIPHYDLVNRQFVLRPLLDIADVDHPLEGKLSSFLREGEGCQLMTRFWLS
- a CDS encoding Glu/Leu/Phe/Val family dehydrogenase; its protein translation is MERSLYEQALEVFRNAARVMQLDPNIQKFLERPQRTIIVEFPVLMDDGRVEMFVGYRCQHNTALGPAKGGIRYHPNVTLDEVQTLAFWMTWKCSLLNLPYGGGKGGVKVDPSKLSKGELERLSRRFFFEISQFVGPHKDIPAPDVNTNPQVMAWYLDTYSMHVGYTALGVVTGKPVELGGSVGRNEATGRGVAVVTAEACKLLGKDISKATVAVQGFGNVGSFSAKVLQEDFGAKIVAVSDVSAAYYDPKGLDINDLIAYRDSNKGLIEGYPKAQRIKHEELFELDVDILIPAALENAITEQNADKIKAKLIVEGANGPVTPEADRILRSKGVTIIPDILANAGGVTVSYFEWVQDLQSFFWDLDDVRNKLAKMMRAAFAEVAKTKEKYNTDFRTAAYIVAIDRVAKAVKLRGIYP
- the malE gene encoding maltose/maltodextrin ABC transporter substrate-binding protein MalE, whose amino-acid sequence is MRKFLIVVLVLTAFLVFAQAKLTIWCSEKQVDILQRLGEEFKAKYGVTVEVQYVNFSDIKPKFLTAAPEGQGADIIVGAHDWVGELVANGLLEPIPNFQELSQFFSSGLSAFSYGGRLYGLPYALEAIALIYNKDYVPEPPKTVEEMIKLAKQIDQEFAGEVRGLIFPPTTFYYVVPFIFGYGGYVFKDTPTGLDVKDIGLANEGAIKAARLLKRLVDEKIIDPADNYQIMDSMFKEGKAAMIINGPWAIKDYRDAGIDYGVALIPEPEPGVVARPFVGVQGFMVNSKSPNKLLAIEFLTNFIAKKDTMYRLYLADPRLPARKDVLELVKDNPDVVAFTLSAGNGIPMPNVPQMGFVWGAMDDALNLIVNGKATPEEAMKNAVERIKAQIQ